A section of the Engystomops pustulosus chromosome 3, aEngPut4.maternal, whole genome shotgun sequence genome encodes:
- the LOC140122100 gene encoding uncharacterized protein isoform X1 encodes MPTCSRLESEPYSDPSELDPNFLEQEVFRSRQEDPDSFLCKEGPAVVDGIKEPRERGMLAPPPNHHHSDRRKQLRLGSNPSFPLRARVLDSSPSKKQLKLQGVKSGLGSAKIEHSLSEGSSYPHSLGQRLDSVLFKETRGYKIPSIIESGSYHLPVGGRKHPFHLCHSFEGIPKQRSGLSQQERDPTERMVSQPGDLPTSNQRLGHAPNRPIRHEGEFKMPTILLSGGRRVQRSLGRVQPSLERKSHVCLSPNSPNCESTQENLARPVKGDPDLPKLAKKKLVPTVEVPICPATFYSTDSEGPSIPRSDFPSRSRKTPSGGLDPEFEFLRSQGLSRAVITTLKASRKKVTFAIYHKIWKKFVTFCGANPPSQSNPNILQVLDFLQKGLEIGLSTSTLKVQISALSAFFDHPLADHRWVKRFIAAANRIRPQILKRVPSWDLSLVLDALSRPPFEPLKDASIKNLTLKTSLLVAVTSARRLGELQAISIREPYMCILPDRITLTLDPSFVPKVASRFHKDQEIILPSFYGNPSSSKELEWHSLDFQGKNKGVKASKTTIARWLKTAIASCYTEQGKEVPPNLKAHSTRAISASWAEKRGASLEQICRAATWVSSSTFAKHYRLDLPNSQDLAFGQKVLQAVVPP; translated from the exons ATGCCTACCTGCAGTCGCCTGGAGTCAGAGCCATACTCGGATCCTTCAGAATTGGATCCTAACTTTCTGGAACAGGAAGTCTTCAGGTCTAGACAAGAAGATCCGGATTCCTTCCTTTGTAAAGAGGGACCTGCTGTGGTGGATGGAATTAAGGAACCTAGAGAAAGGGGTATGTTGGCACCACctcccaaccatcaccatagtgacagacgcaagcagctcaggctggggagcaaTCCTTCCTTCCCACTACGAGCAAGGGTCCTGGACTCTAGCCCAAGTAAAAAGCAGCTCAAACTACAGGGAGTTAAGAGCGGTCTGGGAAGCGCTAAGATCGAACACAGCCTATCTGAGGGATCATCATATCCACATTCTCTCGGACAACGTCTCGACAGTGTCCTATTTAAGgagacaagggggtacaagatcccCAGTATTATCGAGTCTGGCTCGTACCATCTTCCAGTGGGCGGAAGAAAACATCCTTTCCATCTCTGCCACTCATTTGAAGGGATCCCTAAACAGAGaagcggattatctcagcaggagagagatcctaccgaacgaatggtgtctcaaccaggagatcttcctacatctaaccagcgtctggggcatgccccaaatagacctattcgccacgagggagaattcaaaatgccaacaatacttctctctggaggccggcgagtccagagatcacttggacgcgttcagccatcgttggagcggaagtctcatgtatgcctttcccccaattcccctaattgcgagagtactcaggaaaatcttgctcgaccggtcaagggtgatcctgatctgcccaaactggccaaaaagaagctggtaccCACTGTTGAGGTCCCTATCTGTCCAGCAACCTTTTATTCTACCGATTCAGAAGGACCTTCTATACCAAGGTCCGATTTTCCATCCCGATCCAGGAAGACTCCGTctggcggcttggatcctgagttcGAGTTCCTAAGGTCCCAAGGTCTCTCTCGGGCTGTAATAACTACgttgaaggcaagtaggaaaaaggttactttcgccatatatcataagatatggaaaaagtttgtgaccttttgtggggctaatcccccctctcagtctaacccaaatattttacaggtactagacttcctgcaaaaaggactagaaattggtctttctactagcactctgaaagtccaaatttcggctctgagcgcattcttcgaccatcccctggcggaccacaggtgggtcaaaagatttattgctgctgcaaatagaattaggcctcagattctgaagcgggttccctcctgggatctctccctggttctggatgctctctccagacctccctttgagcctttaAAGGACGCTAGTATAAAAAACTTAACTTTAAAGACTTCCTTATTAGTAGCTGTGACTTCagctagaaggctgggggaactccaagccatttctattagagaaccctatatgtgtattctccctgacagGATAACTCTGACTCTGGATCCAAGCTTTGTTCCCAAAGTGGCGTCCAGGTTTCACAAAGATCAAGAAATAATTCTTCCATCATTCTACGGGAATCCTTCTTCAAGCAAGGAATTGGagtggcattccctggat tttcaggggaagaacaaaggggtaaaggcatccAAAACCACGATCGCCAGATGGTTAAAGACTGCCATAGCCTCTTGTTACACAGAACAGGGGAAGGAAGTTCCTCCTaaccttaaagcccattccaccagagccatatccgcctcctgggcagagaagaggggtgcttctcttgaacaaatctgcagagctgccacctgggtttcttcatccaccttcgcaaaacactatcggctggacttacccaactcacaggatctcgccttcggtcagaaagttctccaggctgtggtcccaccctaa
- the LOC140122100 gene encoding uncharacterized protein isoform X2, whose product MPTCSRLESEPYSDPSELDPNFLEQEVFRSRQEDPDSFLCKEGPAVVDGIKEPRERGMLAPPPNHHHSDRRKQLRLGSNPSFPLRARVLDSSPSKKQLKLQGVKSGLGSAKIEHSLSEGSSYPHSLGQRLDSVLFKETRGYKIPSIIESGSYHLPVGGRKHPFHLCHSFEGIPKQRSGLSQQERDPTERMVSQPGDLPTSNQRLGHAPNRPIRHEGEFKMPTILLSGGRRVQRSLGRVQPSLERKSHVCLSPNSPNCESTQENLARPVKGDPDLPKLAKKKLVPTVEVPICPATFYSTDSEGPSIPRSDFPSRSRKTPSGGLDPEFEFLRSQGLSRAVITTLKASRKKVTFAIYHKIWKKFVTFCGANPPSQSNPNILQVLDFLQKGLEIGLSTSTLKVQISALSAFFDHPLADHRITLTLDPSFVPKVASRFHKDQEIILPSFYGNPSSSKELEWHSLDVRRSVLEYLKATKPWRKDHNLFVQFQGKNKGVKASKTTIARWLKTAIASCYTEQGKEVPPNLKAHSTRAISASWAEKRGASLEQICRAATWVSSSTFAKHYRLDLPNSQDLAFGQKVLQAVVPP is encoded by the exons ATGCCTACCTGCAGTCGCCTGGAGTCAGAGCCATACTCGGATCCTTCAGAATTGGATCCTAACTTTCTGGAACAGGAAGTCTTCAGGTCTAGACAAGAAGATCCGGATTCCTTCCTTTGTAAAGAGGGACCTGCTGTGGTGGATGGAATTAAGGAACCTAGAGAAAGGGGTATGTTGGCACCACctcccaaccatcaccatagtgacagacgcaagcagctcaggctggggagcaaTCCTTCCTTCCCACTACGAGCAAGGGTCCTGGACTCTAGCCCAAGTAAAAAGCAGCTCAAACTACAGGGAGTTAAGAGCGGTCTGGGAAGCGCTAAGATCGAACACAGCCTATCTGAGGGATCATCATATCCACATTCTCTCGGACAACGTCTCGACAGTGTCCTATTTAAGgagacaagggggtacaagatcccCAGTATTATCGAGTCTGGCTCGTACCATCTTCCAGTGGGCGGAAGAAAACATCCTTTCCATCTCTGCCACTCATTTGAAGGGATCCCTAAACAGAGaagcggattatctcagcaggagagagatcctaccgaacgaatggtgtctcaaccaggagatcttcctacatctaaccagcgtctggggcatgccccaaatagacctattcgccacgagggagaattcaaaatgccaacaatacttctctctggaggccggcgagtccagagatcacttggacgcgttcagccatcgttggagcggaagtctcatgtatgcctttcccccaattcccctaattgcgagagtactcaggaaaatcttgctcgaccggtcaagggtgatcctgatctgcccaaactggccaaaaagaagctggtaccCACTGTTGAGGTCCCTATCTGTCCAGCAACCTTTTATTCTACCGATTCAGAAGGACCTTCTATACCAAGGTCCGATTTTCCATCCCGATCCAGGAAGACTCCGTctggcggcttggatcctgagttcGAGTTCCTAAGGTCCCAAGGTCTCTCTCGGGCTGTAATAACTACgttgaaggcaagtaggaaaaaggttactttcgccatatatcataagatatggaaaaagtttgtgaccttttgtggggctaatcccccctctcagtctaacccaaatattttacaggtactagacttcctgcaaaaaggactagaaattggtctttctactagcactctgaaagtccaaatttcggctctgagcgcattcttcgaccatcccctggcggaccacag GATAACTCTGACTCTGGATCCAAGCTTTGTTCCCAAAGTGGCGTCCAGGTTTCACAAAGATCAAGAAATAATTCTTCCATCATTCTACGGGAATCCTTCTTCAAGCAAGGAATTGGagtggcattccctggatgtaaggcGCTCGGTCTTAGAGTACTTAAAAGCTACAAAACCCTGGCGCAAGgatcacaatctctttgttcagtttcaggggaagaacaaaggggtaaaggcatccAAAACCACGATCGCCAGATGGTTAAAGACTGCCATAGCCTCTTGTTACACAGAACAGGGGAAGGAAGTTCCTCCTaaccttaaagcccattccaccagagccatatccgcctcctgggcagagaagaggggtgcttctcttgaacaaatctgcagagctgccacctgggtttcttcatccaccttcgcaaaacactatcggctggacttacccaactcacaggatctcgccttcggtcagaaagttctccaggctgtggtcccaccctaa